In the Streptomyces sp. f51 genome, one interval contains:
- a CDS encoding fibronectin type III-like domain-contianing protein, translating to MQLYVSDVATGLARPAQELVGFRRITLVPGAVQKVTFSVQMSQLAYLGLDGRNFVMEPGPVDVLVGSSSDDIRARATFEVVGPTVRLGRARSYLSTSQAE from the coding sequence GTGCAGCTCTACGTCAGCGACGTCGCGACGGGCCTTGCGCGACCTGCACAGGAGCTCGTCGGGTTCCGTCGGATCACGCTCGTACCCGGCGCCGTCCAGAAGGTCACCTTCTCGGTGCAGATGAGCCAGCTCGCCTACCTCGGTCTCGACGGCAGAAACTTCGTCATGGAGCCCGGCCCCGTCGACGTGCTCGTCGGCTCCTCGTCGGACGACATCCGCGCACGCGCGACCTTTGAGGTCGTCGGCCCCACGGTCCGGCTCGGCCGGGCACGCTCGTACCTGTCGACGTCGCAGGCCGAATGA
- a CDS encoding peptidoglycan-binding domain-containing protein translates to MSSAVQRITFKRMLATLGSAAVLTAGLLVGGATTAQAAIPTCTTSTQYVDHAGYYAMVPTIGHAGTNFCSLRRGDSGEAVYQLQQTLWHCYGYLVTDEQFGPATEALLKKAQASAGVTADGVYGPNTRDNIKHMFWQWESGTWRCLKLTDAPQPLVVGS, encoded by the coding sequence ATGTCCAGCGCCGTCCAGCGCATCACTTTCAAGCGAATGTTGGCCACACTCGGCAGCGCCGCTGTGCTCACCGCCGGACTCCTTGTAGGCGGCGCGACAACCGCGCAAGCCGCCATCCCCACCTGCACCACCTCCACCCAATACGTTGACCATGCGGGTTACTACGCCATGGTCCCCACTATCGGCCACGCCGGCACCAACTTCTGCAGCCTGCGCCGCGGCGACAGCGGCGAGGCCGTCTACCAGCTCCAGCAGACTCTCTGGCACTGCTACGGCTACCTCGTAACCGACGAGCAGTTCGGCCCTGCAACCGAGGCGCTCCTCAAGAAGGCCCAGGCATCCGCCGGTGTAACGGCCGACGGTGTCTACGGACCCAACACCCGCGACAACATCAAGCACATGTTCTGGCAGTGGGAGAGCGGCACCTGGCGCTGCCTTAAGCTGACAGACGCTCCCCAGCCCCTGGTCGTGGGCAGCTGA
- a CDS encoding maleylpyruvate isomerase family mycothiol-dependent enzyme yields MTTPATGTWPLIHTERTALAADLAQLTDHQWATPSLCEGLTVREVLAHLTSAAGLNPVRWMAGVIRCRFDFDKQVAMRLAEQLGATPAETLDRFRRVATRTTKPIPSTAAMLGETIVHGEDIRRPLGIERDYPVRTLTTLADYYQRTDLPVFTKTRIRELRLTATDSPFTTGEGPRVSGTTLALIMAMAGRASYLDALDGDGVAILRERQAQPRA; encoded by the coding sequence ATGACGACACCCGCCACCGGAACCTGGCCACTGATCCACACCGAGCGGACCGCCCTGGCCGCCGACCTCGCGCAGCTGACCGACCATCAGTGGGCCACCCCTTCGCTGTGCGAGGGGCTCACCGTTCGTGAGGTGCTCGCGCACCTGACCTCGGCGGCCGGCCTCAACCCGGTGCGGTGGATGGCGGGCGTGATCCGCTGCCGCTTCGACTTCGACAAGCAGGTCGCCATGCGGCTGGCCGAACAGCTGGGCGCTACCCCTGCCGAGACGCTCGACCGGTTCCGCCGAGTGGCCACCCGCACGACGAAGCCGATCCCCTCGACCGCGGCCATGCTCGGCGAGACCATCGTTCACGGCGAGGACATCCGCCGGCCGCTCGGCATCGAACGCGACTACCCCGTGCGCACGTTGACCACCCTGGCCGACTACTACCAGCGCACCGATCTGCCCGTCTTCACCAAGACCCGCATCCGCGAACTGCGCCTGACCGCCACCGACAGCCCCTTCACCACCGGCGAGGGGCCACGCGTGTCCGGCACGACCCTGGCCCTGATCATGGCGATGGCCGGTCGCGCGTCCTACCTCGATGCGCTCGATGGAGACGGCGTTGCCATCCTTCGCGAGCGCCAGGCACAACCACGGGCATGA
- a CDS encoding VOC family protein has translation MSSAAWFDISTPDALRARRFYQELFGWPVHVLDDTYALVGDEDGRPTGGVGQAGPDSPYTGLVAYFPVDDVDAALARAELLGATRILSPTDTPASRIAVFTDLDGNHVGLINR, from the coding sequence ATGAGCAGTGCCGCCTGGTTCGACATCTCCACTCCCGACGCGCTGCGCGCCCGCCGCTTCTACCAGGAGCTGTTCGGCTGGCCGGTCCACGTGCTGGACGACACCTACGCCCTGGTCGGCGACGAGGACGGCCGACCGACCGGCGGGGTCGGCCAGGCGGGCCCGGACAGCCCGTACACCGGGCTCGTCGCCTACTTCCCGGTCGACGACGTGGATGCCGCGCTCGCCCGCGCCGAGCTGCTCGGCGCCACCCGAATCCTCTCCCCGACCGACACGCCCGCCAGCCGCATCGCCGTCTTCACCGATCTCGACGGCAACCACGTCGGCCTGATCAACCGTTGA
- a CDS encoding sigma-70 family RNA polymerase sigma factor has translation MGEEISAGSATRDLARAREGDDAAFTRLVAPLRRELHAHCYRMLGSTHDADDALQEALLRAWRGLDRFEGRSSLRAWLYTVATRTCLDAVDRRGRRAMPIDLGPASDHAVVDATPLTEVAWLGPYPDAGLPAGPAGPAARYEQREAVELAFVAAMQHLSGNQRAALLLFDVLGFSAAEIATMMDTSTTSVNSALARARRLLAERVPARSQQQALRKLGDARVRETVTAFAAALESGDADALVALLTEDVAWSMPPLAQWYRGRAAVMDFAVEVPLTRCPSWRYHLTSANGQPAVAFYVGTSRSAPHLAWSITVLTLRGELVEGLTSFLGAEHVQRFGLETEWA, from the coding sequence ATGGGCGAGGAAATTTCGGCGGGATCCGCGACGCGCGACCTGGCCAGGGCGCGCGAGGGGGACGACGCCGCGTTCACCCGCCTGGTGGCGCCGCTGCGCCGGGAGCTGCACGCGCACTGCTACCGGATGCTCGGGTCGACCCACGACGCGGACGATGCACTACAGGAGGCGCTGCTGCGGGCCTGGCGGGGCCTGGACCGCTTCGAGGGGCGTAGTTCACTGCGCGCCTGGCTGTACACCGTGGCCACCCGCACCTGCCTGGACGCCGTCGACCGGCGCGGCAGGCGGGCGATGCCCATCGACCTCGGCCCGGCCAGCGACCACGCGGTGGTCGACGCCACCCCGCTGACCGAGGTCGCCTGGCTGGGCCCCTACCCCGACGCGGGTCTGCCTGCCGGCCCGGCCGGACCGGCCGCGCGGTACGAGCAGCGCGAGGCCGTCGAACTCGCCTTCGTCGCGGCCATGCAGCACCTGTCAGGCAACCAGCGGGCCGCGCTGCTCCTGTTCGACGTGCTCGGCTTCTCCGCCGCCGAGATCGCCACCATGATGGACACCTCCACCACCTCGGTGAACTCCGCCCTGGCCCGCGCCCGTCGACTGCTCGCCGAGCGGGTCCCCGCGCGCTCGCAGCAGCAGGCCTTGCGCAAGCTCGGCGACGCCCGGGTCCGCGAGACCGTCACCGCCTTCGCCGCCGCCCTGGAAAGCGGCGACGCCGACGCCCTGGTCGCCCTGCTCACCGAGGACGTCGCCTGGTCGATGCCGCCGCTGGCCCAGTGGTACCGGGGCCGGGCCGCCGTCATGGACTTCGCCGTTGAGGTCCCGCTCACCCGCTGCCCGAGCTGGCGCTACCACCTCACTTCGGCGAACGGCCAACCGGCAGTGGCCTTCTACGTGGGCACGAGCCGGTCGGCCCCGCACCTCGCGTGGTCGATCACGGTGCTGACCCTGCGCGGCGAGCTCGTCGAAGGCCTCACCTCGTTCCTGGGCGCGGAGCACGTACAGCGGTTCGGGCTGGAGACGGAGTGGGCGTGA
- a CDS encoding VOC family protein: protein MPNRWAGVTIDCVDVEKVAAFWSALLDRRPGPSRPGWVYLGDRDDPLPRLVFQPVAEPKHGKVRLHLDVVVDDIDEGIAQVTSLGGRFTGERHDYEEGVVVVMADPEEHEFCLAQYY from the coding sequence ATGCCGAACCGTTGGGCCGGAGTGACCATCGACTGCGTCGACGTCGAAAAGGTGGCGGCCTTTTGGAGCGCCCTGTTGGATCGTCGGCCGGGGCCGTCCCGGCCTGGCTGGGTCTACCTCGGCGACCGCGACGACCCGCTGCCCCGACTCGTCTTCCAGCCGGTGGCCGAGCCGAAGCACGGCAAGGTACGCCTGCACCTCGACGTCGTCGTCGACGACATCGACGAGGGCATTGCCCAAGTCACCTCTCTCGGCGGCCGGTTCACCGGCGAACGGCATGACTACGAGGAGGGTGTGGTCGTTGTGATGGCCGATCCCGAAGAGCACGAATTTTGCCTGGCCCAGTACTACTGA
- a CDS encoding RNA polymerase sigma factor SigF: MTATETAGVQTVVLPEISDPSQITPKDARELSKLFFDRLGVLEEGTPEYQYARNTLIEMNITLVQFAASRFRSRGQDEMEDIVQVGTIGLIKAIDRFELTREVEFTSFAVPYIVGEIKRFFRDTTWAVHVPRRLQEARVALAKATEELRSRLGRMPTTRELSELMSLSERDVIEARKAANGYTSTSLDAAITSSGDGEAALADFIGVDDTALELVEDFNALAPMIAQLDDRERRIIHMRFVDELTQAQIGEHLGISQMHVSRLLGRTLAKLREGMLTTN; encoded by the coding sequence ATGACAGCGACCGAGACAGCCGGGGTACAGACCGTCGTGCTGCCGGAGATCAGCGACCCGTCGCAGATCACGCCGAAGGACGCCCGCGAGCTGTCGAAGCTGTTCTTCGACCGCCTCGGCGTCCTGGAAGAGGGCACGCCCGAGTACCAGTACGCGCGCAACACCCTCATCGAAATGAACATCACCCTCGTCCAGTTCGCGGCCTCGCGGTTCCGCAGCCGCGGCCAGGACGAGATGGAGGACATCGTCCAGGTCGGCACGATCGGCCTCATCAAGGCCATCGACCGGTTCGAACTCACCCGCGAAGTCGAGTTCACCTCCTTCGCCGTCCCCTACATCGTCGGCGAGATCAAGCGCTTCTTCCGCGACACCACGTGGGCCGTCCATGTCCCGCGCCGCCTACAGGAAGCCCGGGTAGCGCTCGCCAAGGCCACCGAGGAGCTCCGCAGCCGGCTCGGCCGCATGCCCACGACCCGGGAACTGTCCGAGCTGATGTCCCTGTCGGAAAGGGACGTCATCGAGGCCCGGAAGGCCGCGAACGGCTACACCTCAACCTCGCTGGACGCCGCCATCACCTCCAGTGGAGACGGTGAGGCCGCCCTCGCCGACTTCATCGGCGTCGACGACACCGCCCTCGAACTCGTCGAGGACTTCAACGCGCTCGCCCCCATGATCGCCCAGCTCGACGACCGCGAACGCCGCATCATCCACATGCGGTTCGTCGACGAACTCACCCAGGCACAGATCGGCGAACACCTCGGCATCTCCCAGATGCACGTCTCCCGCCTCCTGGGCCGCACCCTCGCCAAACTCCGCGAAGGCATGCTCACCACCAACTGA
- a CDS encoding MerR family transcriptional regulator, producing MTADDSFGRLDDDDYPAYTMGRAAEILGTTQGFLRAIGEARLITPLRSAGGHRRYSRYQLRIAARARELVDQGTPIEAACRIVILEDQLEEARRINDEYRSASQSADSAASRLPH from the coding sequence ATGACAGCAGACGACTCGTTCGGCCGACTCGATGACGACGACTACCCCGCCTACACGATGGGCCGGGCCGCCGAGATACTCGGCACCACCCAGGGCTTCCTCCGCGCGATCGGCGAAGCCCGCCTCATCACCCCGCTGCGCTCCGCGGGCGGACACCGCCGCTACTCCCGCTACCAGCTGCGCATCGCCGCCCGTGCCCGGGAACTTGTCGACCAGGGCACACCGATCGAGGCCGCCTGCCGCATCGTCATCCTCGAAGACCAGCTCGAAGAAGCCCGGCGCATCAACGACGAATACCGCAGCGCCTCCCAGTCCGCAGATTCTGCAGCATCGCGGCTCCCTCATTGA
- a CDS encoding CsbD family protein, producing MAADEKAQAKGEQVEGKVKKVVGGAVGNESLKAEGHAKESQGDLRAAKEKAKDAVRPK from the coding sequence GTGGCTGCGGACGAGAAGGCTCAGGCCAAGGGTGAGCAGGTCGAGGGCAAGGTCAAGAAGGTCGTCGGCGGCGCGGTGGGCAACGAGTCCCTGAAGGCCGAGGGTCACGCCAAGGAGTCCCAGGGCGACCTGCGCGCGGCCAAGGAGAAGGCCAAGGACGCCGTCCGGCCCAAGTAG
- a CDS encoding malonic semialdehyde reductase: MSDREPQALDVLDDAGRKLLFTEARTANTFAATAVTDGELAMIWELARWSPSAANSQPLRVLFVRTREGKEHLVRHLDEGNRAKTLKAPAVAVLAYDTDFHEQMPTVFPARGDMLRSAFADQTEKRESIAAYNSSLQTGVFLLAVRAAGLAAGPMAGFDETGVNKEFFAGTSWRSHLVVNIGHPGADPWFPRLPRVPVEAAVAWA, from the coding sequence ATATCCGACCGCGAACCGCAGGCCCTCGATGTCCTGGACGACGCCGGGCGAAAGCTGTTGTTCACAGAGGCCCGCACCGCAAACACCTTCGCCGCGACGGCTGTAACCGACGGCGAACTCGCCATGATCTGGGAACTCGCCCGTTGGTCGCCGAGCGCCGCCAACAGCCAGCCTCTGCGTGTGCTCTTCGTGCGCACCCGCGAGGGCAAGGAGCACCTGGTCCGGCACCTGGACGAGGGCAACAGGGCCAAGACGCTCAAGGCGCCGGCCGTGGCGGTCCTGGCGTACGACACCGACTTCCACGAGCAGATGCCGACAGTCTTCCCGGCCCGCGGCGACATGCTGCGATCGGCTTTCGCCGACCAGACCGAGAAGCGCGAGAGCATCGCTGCCTACAACTCGTCACTGCAGACCGGGGTCTTCCTGCTCGCGGTGCGCGCGGCGGGGCTCGCGGCCGGTCCCATGGCGGGCTTCGACGAGACTGGCGTGAACAAGGAGTTCTTCGCCGGGACCAGCTGGCGTTCCCATCTGGTGGTCAACATCGGTCACCCCGGTGCCGACCCATGGTTCCCGCGGCTACCCCGCGTGCCCGTCGAGGCCGCCGTCGCCTGGGCCTGA
- a CDS encoding acetoacetate--CoA ligase, with protein sequence MSTPHATPYPEPFLTPDPQAAAGSRIADFARWAARRQGAEGVQDPIDYQALHRWSVTDLEGFWAAVWEYFAIDAATPYERVLAQETMPGARWFPGATLNYTHHALRNLQPHSPAITALDETGSGYEITGRQLRALVASVAATLRDLGVEQGDRVVGYLPNTPHAVIAFLATASLGAVWSVCGQDYAPKAAADRFAQLEPTVLITADGYLFNGTRHDRRAASLELADELPTLTATILVDHLGLPRPETRHPGLTVPWEDAAARTEYLTFAPVPFDHPLWVVFSSGTTGLPKGIVHGHGGVLLEHLKILGLHTDLGLGDRLLWYTTTHWMMWNLVVSTLLTGATTCTYDGSPAPLARPDILWELAGRHKVTVFGTSPQYLLAMAKLGIEPSAHDLSAIRVIGSTGSALPASAYPWVRDHVGTGVQPASTSGGTDIVSGFAGSAPTTPVWAGELSAPNLGVALAAYDAHGTPVLDRVGELVVTRPMPSMPLHFWNDPDGSRYRDAYFGAYPGVWRHGDWITLTSHGSVIVHGRSDATLNRNGVRLGSADIHEIVERFPEITEALVIGAEEPDGGYWMPLFVVPAPGVTLDDVLRDRIRDAIRAGASPRHVPDEILSVPAIPHTRTGKKLEVPVKRLLQGVPAEQILTPAAVDNPELIDFYAQLGAERSKRAAHRT encoded by the coding sequence ATGAGCACCCCGCACGCCACGCCGTATCCGGAACCCTTCCTCACTCCCGACCCGCAGGCGGCCGCAGGCAGCCGCATCGCGGACTTCGCCCGATGGGCAGCCCGGCGCCAAGGCGCCGAAGGCGTTCAGGACCCCATCGACTACCAGGCCCTGCACCGCTGGTCGGTCACCGACCTGGAGGGTTTCTGGGCTGCGGTGTGGGAGTACTTCGCCATCGACGCGGCGACGCCGTACGAGCGTGTACTGGCTCAGGAGACCATGCCGGGCGCCCGCTGGTTCCCCGGCGCCACCCTGAACTACACCCACCACGCACTGCGCAACCTTCAGCCGCACTCTCCCGCGATCACAGCGCTGGACGAGACCGGCTCCGGCTACGAGATCACGGGCCGGCAGCTGCGCGCCCTGGTCGCCTCCGTCGCCGCCACGCTGCGTGACCTGGGCGTCGAACAGGGCGACCGGGTGGTGGGCTACCTGCCCAACACCCCCCACGCCGTCATCGCCTTCCTCGCCACCGCCAGCCTGGGCGCGGTGTGGTCGGTGTGCGGCCAGGACTACGCCCCCAAGGCCGCCGCCGACCGCTTCGCCCAGCTCGAACCCACGGTCCTCATCACCGCGGACGGCTACCTCTTCAACGGCACCAGGCACGACCGCCGTGCCGCCTCGCTCGAACTGGCTGACGAGCTGCCAACACTGACGGCCACGATTCTCGTGGACCACCTGGGCCTCCCCCGGCCCGAGACCCGGCACCCGGGGCTGACGGTTCCCTGGGAGGACGCCGCAGCCCGCACCGAGTACCTCACCTTCGCGCCGGTGCCGTTCGACCACCCGCTGTGGGTCGTGTTCTCCTCCGGTACCACCGGCCTGCCCAAGGGCATCGTCCACGGCCACGGCGGCGTCCTGCTCGAACACCTCAAGATCCTCGGCCTGCACACCGATCTGGGCCTCGGGGACCGCCTGCTGTGGTACACTACCACCCACTGGATGATGTGGAACCTGGTCGTCTCCACCCTGCTGACCGGCGCCACCACCTGCACCTACGACGGCAGCCCGGCACCACTTGCGCGACCGGACATCCTGTGGGAGCTGGCGGGCCGCCACAAGGTCACCGTCTTCGGCACCAGCCCTCAATACCTGCTGGCCATGGCCAAGCTGGGCATCGAACCCTCCGCGCACGACCTGTCGGCCATCCGCGTCATCGGCTCCACCGGATCGGCTCTGCCCGCCTCCGCCTACCCATGGGTCCGCGACCACGTGGGCACCGGCGTACAGCCGGCCTCCACCAGTGGCGGCACGGACATCGTCTCCGGCTTCGCCGGCTCCGCACCCACGACCCCCGTCTGGGCGGGGGAGCTGTCCGCCCCCAACCTGGGCGTGGCGCTGGCCGCATACGATGCCCACGGCACCCCGGTCCTCGACCGGGTCGGCGAGCTGGTCGTCACCCGGCCCATGCCGTCCATGCCGCTGCACTTCTGGAACGACCCCGACGGCAGCCGCTACCGCGACGCCTACTTCGGCGCCTACCCCGGCGTGTGGCGGCACGGCGACTGGATCACCCTCACTTCCCACGGTTCGGTGATCGTCCACGGCCGCTCCGATGCCACCCTCAACCGCAACGGCGTACGCCTCGGCAGCGCCGACATCCACGAGATCGTCGAACGCTTCCCCGAGATCACCGAGGCCCTCGTCATCGGCGCGGAGGAGCCGGACGGCGGCTACTGGATGCCCCTGTTCGTGGTCCCCGCGCCCGGCGTGACCCTGGACGACGTGCTGCGCGACCGGATCCGCGACGCGATCCGCGCCGGCGCCTCACCCCGCCACGTCCCCGACGAGATCCTCTCCGTGCCGGCCATCCCGCACACAAGGACCGGCAAGAAGCTCGAAGTTCCGGTCAAGCGCCTGCTCCAAGGCGTCCCTGCCGAGCAGATCCTCACCCCCGCGGCGGTCGACAACCCCGAACTCATTGACTTCTACGCCCAGTTGGGTGCGGAGCGGAGCAAGCGGGCAGCACACCGCACATGA
- a CDS encoding bifunctional 3-(3-hydroxy-phenyl)propionate/3-hydroxycinnamic acid hydroxylase: MNAPSRIPVVIIGAGPVGVTAALLLARHGVRSIVLERHRDVYPLPRAVAMDDEVRRILQSVGVHEEFAALARPARGLRLLDPRHRLIAEFPRSPHGPHGFPQTSMFDQPELERLLREALARRPECELRGGVEAVSVTQDTDGAHGSTGPVRVEFRRDGSDEVEHVWADAVLGCDGAGSLTRDTIGAVWEDLHFEESWRVIDVRTSRRVRTWEGAEQICCPIRPATFMRVGEDRYRWEFRLADDEPLDGPEGLDRLRELLAPWVDLPRDAPPGDDFEVVRQAQYTFRARLADRWRRGRVFLLGDAAHLTPPFIGQGLCAGLRDAHNLTWKLARVLQQGADDALLDTYERERKPHARHLIRVAVAVGWAMTGGQDRGAAIRRAVVSRACRIPGVTAAVGRDLSPALAAGPLVRRRSRLVGRVLAGTLCPQPCVIVDGRRVRLDDVLGDSFAVLTTVPPTPQVTAVATALGARTIRVDDLGDDGALTAWLARGRADAVLLRPDRVVLDTVPARSGDFTGTAVWAPLLHTARRPAGGRPAPLPRSTTR, translated from the coding sequence ATGAACGCCCCATCCCGGATACCGGTGGTGATCATCGGTGCCGGACCTGTGGGAGTCACGGCAGCCCTCCTGCTCGCCCGCCACGGAGTGCGCAGCATCGTCCTGGAACGCCACCGGGACGTCTACCCCCTGCCGCGCGCCGTCGCCATGGACGACGAAGTCCGCCGGATCCTGCAGAGTGTCGGCGTCCACGAGGAGTTCGCCGCCCTCGCGCGCCCGGCGCGCGGGCTGCGGCTACTGGATCCCCGGCACCGCTTGATCGCCGAGTTCCCGCGCTCCCCGCACGGGCCCCACGGCTTCCCGCAGACCAGCATGTTCGACCAGCCCGAGCTGGAACGCCTGCTCCGCGAGGCACTGGCGCGCCGCCCGGAGTGCGAGCTGCGGGGCGGCGTGGAGGCCGTGTCCGTCACCCAGGACACCGACGGAGCACACGGCTCGACGGGTCCGGTCCGGGTCGAATTCCGCCGCGACGGCAGCGACGAGGTGGAGCACGTGTGGGCCGATGCCGTCCTGGGCTGCGACGGCGCGGGCAGTCTCACCCGCGACACCATCGGTGCCGTATGGGAGGACCTGCACTTCGAGGAGAGCTGGAGAGTCATCGACGTGCGCACCAGTCGCCGGGTGCGCACCTGGGAAGGCGCAGAGCAGATCTGCTGCCCGATCCGGCCGGCCACCTTCATGCGCGTCGGCGAGGACCGCTACCGCTGGGAGTTCCGGCTGGCCGACGACGAGCCCCTGGACGGCCCGGAGGGGCTGGACCGCCTGCGCGAGCTGCTCGCCCCCTGGGTGGACCTGCCGCGTGACGCCCCGCCTGGCGACGACTTCGAGGTGGTCCGGCAGGCGCAGTACACCTTCCGGGCCCGCCTGGCCGACCGGTGGCGCCGGGGCCGTGTCTTCCTGCTGGGAGACGCGGCCCACCTCACCCCACCCTTCATCGGGCAGGGTCTGTGCGCGGGACTGCGCGACGCCCACAACCTCACCTGGAAACTGGCCCGCGTTCTCCAACAGGGCGCGGACGACGCACTGCTGGACACCTACGAGCGCGAACGCAAGCCGCACGCCCGCCACCTGATCCGCGTCGCGGTCGCCGTCGGCTGGGCCATGACCGGCGGACAGGACCGCGGCGCTGCGATCCGCCGGGCCGTCGTGAGCAGGGCCTGCCGCATCCCAGGCGTGACAGCGGCGGTGGGCCGCGATCTCAGCCCTGCCCTGGCCGCCGGTCCACTGGTACGGCGCCGCTCCCGGCTGGTCGGCCGCGTGCTGGCCGGCACCTTGTGCCCGCAGCCGTGCGTGATCGTCGACGGCAGGCGAGTACGCCTGGACGACGTCCTCGGGGATTCCTTCGCCGTCCTGACCACCGTGCCGCCCACCCCGCAGGTGACGGCCGTGGCCACGGCACTCGGAGCGCGCACGATCCGCGTGGACGACCTGGGCGACGACGGCGCCCTCACCGCCTGGCTGGCACGCGGCCGGGCCGATGCCGTCCTGCTGCGTCCCGATCGCGTCGTGCTGGACACGGTCCCCGCCCGCAGCGGCGACTTCACCGGCACCGCCGTCTGGGCGCCGCTGCTGCACACGGCCCGCCGCCCCGCCGGGGGCCGGCCGGCCCCCCTGCCGAGGAGCACCACACGATGA
- a CDS encoding fumarylacetoacetate hydrolase family protein, whose product MSTNVLRTTGGTSRSGGAGSGGGWWVVRGERAVRIETKADTTAELLADRDAVREAAASAESGTPVADLVALPPVTTPCRVVAQMVNYRSHARDSGFTGEIPPTFFRKASGSVSGPHEAIIRPAHVKFLDYEVELGLVMGATLPVGTVVQERDLPRYVAGLVLTNDVSARDVQLTKTQFYESKSYPTFTPTGPYLALLEPEDFAHLLNLRLRLSVNGEPRQDRTLADMIVRPAQALTLLARFQTLDPGDLLLTGTPGGTALKAPPKPVEKIGALLPPALKWKAFFNSQAKNPHYLRDGDLITATIATPDGRINLGKQQTPVTDAS is encoded by the coding sequence ATGAGCACCAACGTTCTGCGCACCACTGGGGGCACCTCACGCTCGGGCGGAGCGGGGAGCGGGGGAGGCTGGTGGGTCGTCCGGGGCGAGCGCGCCGTCCGCATCGAGACCAAGGCGGACACCACCGCCGAACTGCTCGCCGACCGCGACGCGGTCCGCGAGGCCGCGGCCTCCGCCGAGAGCGGCACACCCGTCGCCGACCTGGTGGCCCTGCCCCCGGTCACCACCCCGTGCCGGGTGGTCGCCCAGATGGTCAACTACCGCAGTCACGCCCGCGATTCGGGATTCACCGGCGAGATCCCGCCGACCTTCTTCCGCAAGGCGTCCGGCTCGGTCAGCGGCCCGCACGAGGCGATCATCCGCCCCGCGCACGTGAAGTTCCTCGACTACGAGGTCGAACTCGGCCTCGTCATGGGCGCAACCCTGCCCGTGGGCACCGTCGTCCAGGAGCGGGACCTGCCGCGCTACGTCGCCGGACTCGTCCTGACCAACGACGTCAGCGCCCGCGACGTCCAGCTGACCAAGACCCAGTTCTACGAGAGCAAGTCCTACCCGACCTTCACACCGACCGGACCGTATCTGGCCCTGCTGGAGCCCGAGGACTTCGCCCATCTGCTCAACCTGCGCCTGCGGCTGTCGGTCAACGGCGAACCGCGCCAGGACCGCACGCTCGCCGACATGATCGTACGGCCCGCGCAGGCGCTCACCCTGCTCGCCCGCTTCCAGACCCTGGATCCGGGTGACCTGCTGCTGACCGGCACCCCCGGCGGCACGGCCCTGAAGGCCCCGCCCAAGCCGGTCGAGAAGATCGGCGCACTGCTGCCGCCCGCACTGAAGTGGAAGGCGTTCTTCAACAGCCAGGCCAAGAACCCCCATTATCTGCGCGACGGCGACCTCATCACCGCCACGATCGCCACGCCTGACGGACGGATCAACCTCGGCAAGCAGCAGACTCCTGTGACGGACGCGTCATGA